The Amycolatopsis coloradensis sequence CGGCGCCGGCTCGGGAACGACGGTCCCGTCCGGATTGACCTTCGCCTTGACCACCCGCGGTTCCACGCGCAGCCCGTCGTTCGCGATGGCCTGGTACATCCCGGCCATCTGCACGACGGTCATCGAAAGCCCCTGCCCGATCGGCAGGTTTCCGAAGGTCGTGGCCGACCACTGGTTGCGCGGCGGCACGACGCCCGGGCTCTCGCCGGGGAGGCCGAGACCCGTGCGCTGGCCGAGACCGAACTTCTTGAGCAGGTCCGCGTACCGGTCCTCGCCGAGCTTCTGCGCCAGCAACAGGGTGCCGACGTTCGACGACTTCGCGAAGATTCCGGTGGTGGTGAACTGCTGCGTGCCGTGATGCCAGGCGTCCTTGACGACCTTGTCCGCGACCTGCAGTGAACCCGGCACCGGCAGAGACGCCTCCGGCGTCGTGATACCCGCGTCGATCGCGCCCGCGGCGGTGACGATCTTGTTCACCGAACCGGGTTCGAACGGCGTGGTCACCGCGCGGTTGTTCAGGTTCTCCGTCTCGCTGCGCGAAGCCGGGTCGTTGAGGTTGACGGTCTTGTCGTTGGCCAGCGCGTAGACCTCGCCGGTCTTGGAGTCCAGGATGACCGCCTGGCCGCCCTTGGCCTTCGACTTGACGACGTACTCGCTCAGCTGCCGCTGCAGTTCGTACTGCAGGTCGGTGTCGATCGTGAGCTGCAGGTCCGAACCGGGAACGGCGTTCTGGATGTCCCGCTCGGTGCCGGGGATGACAAGGTTGTCGTTGCCGTTACGGGTGTTGACGATCTTGCGGCCCGGCGTCCCGGCGAGGTCGTTGTCCCGCGAGGCTTCGAGACCGTAACCACCGTGCAGGTTGTGCTTGGAGACGTCCTTGTCGTCGGTGCGCCAGTTCGCGTAGCCGACGATGTTCGCACCGATCGAGTCACCGGGATACTCCCGCTTCGAGCGCTTCTCGACGCTGATCCACGGGTACTCCTTGACGATCGCCTCGGCGACCGAAGGTTCGATGTCGTGGACCAGGTACGTGAACCCGTCCGGCTTGTGGAACTTGTCCAGCAGTTCCTTCTCGGTGATCACCCCGGGCAGCTTGGCCGCGATCAGCTTCGCCGCGCCCGCCACCTCGGACTCGAAGTTCTTGCCCTTGGTGGGGTTTTTCGCGGCGAAGTCGTCCATCGTCTTGTGAAGCCAGTTCAGGCTCACGGCGAGTGTCCGCACCTCGACGCTGAACGCGATCTTCGTGCCGTTCCGGTCCAGGATGGACCCACGCTGGGCGGGACTTTCGATCACCGACGTCCGCTGCCGTTCCGCCGCCTCGGAGAGCGCGCCGGCCTCGAACCACTGCACCTGCACCAGTTTGAGGCCGGCGAGCACCATCACGACGATCAGCAGGATCCGGACGCCGGTGAACCGGCTCCGGTTTCCCCCGTTGCCCCGGCGGGCGGTGGCACGACGTGTCCCGGCGGCGTACGTCCTGCGCGCGCTCCCCGCCGACCGGGCCCTGGACTGCGCCGGGCGACCGGGTGACATCACTGACCTCCCTGCGCCGGGGCCGCGTTCTCCTGCGGCACCGCGGGCTGGTCGCCCTCGTACGGCGTGCCCTGCTGCGTTCCCTCGGCGGGCGGCGGCGCCGTCGACTCGGCCGAGGCGGCGGGCGCCTCGGCTTCGGCCTTCTTCGGCTCACCGACCACAGTGGACTGTCCATCCGGGCCGACCACGATATGCGCGGGGTCGCCGCCGGGCACCATGCCCAGTTCCCTGGCCTTGGGCGCCAGCGAAGCAGGCGACTCGGCCTTCGCGACCTCGCGCTGCAGCCGCTCCTTCGCCTCGGCGAGCCCGGCGTTGGTCGTGCGGAGCTGTTCGAGCCGGTACGAATCGGCGATGGCCTGCGTGGTCAGCCACAGCGTGCACGCCACGCCGACGGCCAGCAGGCCCATCATCATCAGCACGAACGACGCCCGCGAACGCGGCCAGCGCAGCGTGAACTTCTTCTTCGGCTCTTCCTTGCCCGCACCGCCTTCGGCGTCGGGACGGTTGCGCTTCTGGTCTCGCTGCAGCAGGTCGGCGCGCTGGGCGCGGCGGGCGTAGGCGCGTTCGGCCGCCGACGTGCGGCCGCGGGAGGCACGGGTGGACGTCGTGGACTCGGTGCCGGGCGCCTGGTCGACCGTGCCGGTCGCGCGGGCACGCCGTCCGGGCGCCGGTGTCCGGCGGCCGCGGGACTTCGCGGGAGCGGTCATCGTGCTCGGTCTCCGATCCGTTCGGCGGCTCGCAGCCGCACGGAGGCGGCCCGCGTGTTCAGTTCGGTCTCCGCCTCGCCGGCCTTCTCGGCCCCTCTGGTGAGCAGTTTCAGTTCCGGGCCGTGGCCCGGCAGTTCCACCGGAAGCCCTTCCGGCGTCCGGGATTTCGCCAGTTCCGCGAAGGCCTGCTTGACCAGCCGGTCTTCGAGGGACTGATAGGACTCCACGACGATGCGGCCGCCGACGGCGAGCGAGGACAGCGCCCGCGGCATCGCCCGCCGCAGCACCTCCAGTTCGCCGTTGACCTCGATCCGCAACGCCTGGAACGTGCGTTTCGCCGGATGCCCGCCGGTGCGCCTGCTCGCCGCGGGGACCGCGTCGTACAGCAGTTCCACCAGGCGCCCGCTGCGCGTGAAGGGTTCCTTCTCTCGTTCCGCCACAACGGCTTTGACGATCCGCTGGGCGAAGCGTTCCTCGCCGTAGTCGCGGAGGATCCGGATCAGCTCGCCGGGGGCGTAGGTGTTGAGCACGTCGGCCGCGGTGAACCCGGTGGTCGGGTCCATCCGCATGTCGAGCGGGGAATCCTTGGAGTAGGCGAAACCGCGCTCGGCACGGTCGAGCTGCATCGAGGAGACCCCGAGGTCGAAGAGGATCCCGTCCACTCTGGACAGTCCGAGGCCCTGCAGCGCGGACGGCATCTCGTCGTAGACGGCGTGCACGAAGTCGACTCGATCACCGTGCCGCGCGAGCCGTTTCGCGGAGAGTTCCAGCGCGTTGGGGTCACGGTCGAGAGCGACCAGGCGCAGCAGGGGGAACGCGGTGAGCAGCGCGTCGGAATGACCGCCGAGTCCGACGGTCGCGTCGACCAGCACGGCCTCGCGGTCGGAGAAGACCGGCGCGAACAGCTCGACGATGCGGTCCAGCAGCACCGGTACGTGCTCGTGTTCGTCTGCCATGTCTTCCCCCTTCCTGTAGTGCCGGGGAAGATGCCGGATGCCGTCAGGTCCCTGTCCGCCCGCCTGCTGACCTGGTACCGGGGAAGGTGTACCAGGGCCACTGAGCGGACAGAGGCCTCACGGCATCCGTGTGGACGGTTCCCGGCGTGTCCGAAGCATGAACCCGCGCCCCCCGACGGCGTGGGTGCTTCCTCGGCCACGTCTAGAAGACGCCCGGCAGAACTTCCTCTCGAGCCTTCGCGTAGCTGTCCTCGTGTTCGTCCAGGTAGCCCTGCCACGCTTGGGCGTCCCAGATCTCCAGCCTGGTGATCGCCCCGATCACCACGCACTCCTTGTTCAGCCCGGCGTAGCGTCGGAGCTCGGACGCGATCGCGATACGTCCTTGCCCGTCCGGGCGTTGTTCGTCCGTCCCGGCGAAGAGATAACGCTGGTAGGCCCGGACCGCCTCGTTCGTGAACGGGGCGTCGGCGACCTTCCTCGCCATCTGCTCGAACTCCGCCCGGGGGAAGACGAAGAGACAGTGATCCTGTCCCTTGGTGACCATCAGCCCACCGGCGAGCGCGTCGCGGAACTTCGCGGGCAGCGTGAGCCGCCCTTTGTCATCCAGTTTCGGGGTGTGGGTGCCGAGGAACACCGGCCCCACCTCCCTACCGATCCCGGCTGCGAACAACCGAGCTCGGCCACGGGGCTCCCTTCTGCCCCACTGCGCACCACCGTACCCCACTTTTCACCACAGTCAACGCGGCAAAAGCCGCGACCACTCCGTCGTGTCAGACGTTTTCGCTGGTCAGCCAGGTGGGGCCAGGTGGGGGCGTGGTGGGGGACGGTGGCCAAGATCCCCCTGGGCGGGTATCGAAGCAACCTCATCCATGCCTGACACGTCCGGATATCGGCCGCCGGAACCCTGCTGTGGGGCGGAGTGGGGGTGAAAGTGGGGAATCCGGTGGGGCGCGGTGGGGACGGCCGAGGACACTGTGGAGGGTGACGTCGGTTCATCCCATGACGCGTCGACAAAGGACAGCCGTCTGGGCTCTCGTGGGCCCCGAGGTGTGGTGGCCCTGAGAGGCGATTGGGGTTCTATCCGTCCTCACCACTCACCAGGCTCAGCACCGGCGACGTCACGTGGTCGACCGGACGACACGCGAGCGTGGCGGTCCCAGAGGTAGTGAAGGCCTCCTTGCCTACCCTCAAGGAGATCGNGACTCCACCCGCACGTACGCGGTGGGCGAGCCGCGTGACGCCCGTCCGCGGCCAAGCTCATTCAGGAGCCAGAAGGTACCTGAGACACGATCTGTTCCAACCCGGATCGCCAACTCACGACCAGCCGCACAGACCAGGTCAGCCGCGGTGGCGCCGGCGGCGGCGTCCGTTCATCCCAGGCGTCGCACGACGGCTGACGCCGCGCCAGTTCTCGGGTTTTCGACCCGTCACAACCTAGCGGTCGTCGTCCAGCAGCGAAGCCAGCCGCGCGGCCAGCCGGGGACCATCCACAGGGGACACGTTCACCCACGCCTGCCCGCCACGGCCTTCGGTCCGCGCCGCGCAGTACGCGCCGACGTCGGTGTCGAACCAGGTCAGCCCGCCTGCCCGGTGCGCCCGGCCGTCGCGGTCGCGGGTCCGCACGGTGAACTGGCCCGCGCTGTAGACGGGCCGTGCCTGGATCGCGAGCACCTCGCGCAGCTGACTGTCCGAAGCCGACGATCGCCCGCCGTCTCCGAACACCGGATCCTCCAGGTCGTCGTCGAAACGCGCCGCGGGGAGGCTGATCCCGTAGCCGGGGCCGGGCCGCAGTTCGGGCAGGACATCGACGATCGCGGCGAACACCTCGCCGTCGCCGATCCCGGACAGCGCGATGGTCTGTTCCGGCTGCGTGGCCAGCACACCGTGCCGTCCGCGCG is a genomic window containing:
- a CDS encoding penicillin-binding protein 2, whose translation is MSPGRPAQSRARSAGSARRTYAAGTRRATARRGNGGNRSRFTGVRILLIVVMVLAGLKLVQVQWFEAGALSEAAERQRTSVIESPAQRGSILDRNGTKIAFSVEVRTLAVSLNWLHKTMDDFAAKNPTKGKNFESEVAGAAKLIAAKLPGVITEKELLDKFHKPDGFTYLVHDIEPSVAEAIVKEYPWISVEKRSKREYPGDSIGANIVGYANWRTDDKDVSKHNLHGGYGLEASRDNDLAGTPGRKIVNTRNGNDNLVIPGTERDIQNAVPGSDLQLTIDTDLQYELQRQLSEYVVKSKAKGGQAVILDSKTGEVYALANDKTVNLNDPASRSETENLNNRAVTTPFEPGSVNKIVTAAGAIDAGITTPEASLPVPGSLQVADKVVKDAWHHGTQQFTTTGIFAKSSNVGTLLLAQKLGEDRYADLLKKFGLGQRTGLGLPGESPGVVPPRNQWSATTFGNLPIGQGLSMTVVQMAGMYQAIANDGLRVEPRVVKAKVNPDGTVVPEPAPKTVQVISPQAAKTVREMMRAVTQRGRGQQSGTGPKAALEGYQISGKTGTGQQVDPKTKTYSDHLYNITFAGILPADNPRFVVGIRLDAPDATLQQGLSAAPLFHSVAAYLAQRFQIPLSDGPSPQVPLVLS
- the rsmH gene encoding 16S rRNA (cytosine(1402)-N(4))-methyltransferase RsmH produces the protein MADEHEHVPVLLDRIVELFAPVFSDREAVLVDATVGLGGHSDALLTAFPLLRLVALDRDPNALELSAKRLARHGDRVDFVHAVYDEMPSALQGLGLSRVDGILFDLGVSSMQLDRAERGFAYSKDSPLDMRMDPTTGFTAADVLNTYAPGELIRILRDYGEERFAQRIVKAVVAEREKEPFTRSGRLVELLYDAVPAASRRTGGHPAKRTFQALRIEVNGELEVLRRAMPRALSSLAVGGRIVVESYQSLEDRLVKQAFAELAKSRTPEGLPVELPGHGPELKLLTRGAEKAGEAETELNTRAASVRLRAAERIGDRAR
- the mraZ gene encoding division/cell wall cluster transcriptional repressor MraZ, with amino-acid sequence MFLGTHTPKLDDKGRLTLPAKFRDALAGGLMVTKGQDHCLFVFPRAEFEQMARKVADAPFTNEAVRAYQRYLFAGTDEQRPDGQGRIAIASELRRYAGLNKECVVIGAITRLEIWDAQAWQGYLDEHEDSYAKAREEVLPGVF
- a CDS encoding ESX secretion-associated protein EspG, whose amino-acid sequence is MIRVSASAFDVLWSDLGHAAPPWPLSVRSVGATEAERAEIRGAVYENLAERGLYDGDRLDAALEARLDLLARAEVYVECEALADMTADTPFRAVAAARGRHGVLATQPEQTIALSGIGDGEVFAAIVDVLPELRPGPGYGISLPAARFDDDLEDPVFGDGGRSSASDSQLREVLAIQARPVYSAGQFTVRTRDRDGRAHRAGGLTWFDTDVGAYCAARTEGRGGQAWVNVSPVDGPRLAARLASLLDDDR